A single Micromonospora luteifusca DNA region contains:
- a CDS encoding carbohydrate ABC transporter permease: MNPQSTLPPTPAALPPKTGDPNAAGGRGSKDPRSEVRLFAGLGHVALAVWAVIVIVPIIWTFLAAFKNTSEIFSSPWTLPAELRWENFGRAWTKAHIGRYFLNSVIVVSCSTFLTMLLGSMAAYVLARYKFWGNRAVYFLFVSGLAFPVFLALVPLFFVVKNLGLLDTHTGVVLVYSAYSLPFTVFFLAAFFKTLPSSVAEAGMIDGCGHTRLFFQVMMPMAKPGLISVAIFNIIGQWAQYQLPLVLLSNAKDKWVLTQGIADISVNAGYEADWSGLFAALTIAILPMIIVYAVFQRQIQAGLTSGAVK; this comes from the coding sequence ATGAACCCGCAGTCGACGCTGCCGCCGACACCGGCGGCGCTACCGCCCAAGACCGGCGACCCGAACGCCGCCGGTGGGCGGGGGAGCAAGGACCCCCGCTCGGAGGTACGGCTCTTCGCCGGCCTGGGGCACGTCGCGCTCGCCGTCTGGGCGGTGATCGTGATCGTGCCGATCATCTGGACCTTTCTCGCCGCGTTCAAGAACACCAGCGAGATCTTCAGCAGCCCGTGGACGCTCCCGGCGGAGCTGCGCTGGGAGAATTTCGGGCGGGCCTGGACCAAGGCGCACATCGGCCGGTACTTCCTGAACAGCGTGATTGTGGTGTCGTGCAGCACGTTCCTCACCATGCTGCTCGGCTCGATGGCCGCGTACGTGCTGGCCCGGTACAAGTTCTGGGGCAACCGGGCGGTCTACTTCCTCTTCGTCTCGGGCTTGGCCTTCCCGGTCTTCCTGGCCCTGGTGCCGCTCTTCTTCGTGGTGAAGAACCTGGGCCTGCTGGACACGCACACCGGCGTGGTGCTGGTCTACAGCGCGTACTCGTTGCCGTTCACGGTGTTCTTCCTGGCCGCGTTCTTCAAGACGCTGCCGTCGTCGGTGGCCGAGGCGGGGATGATCGACGGCTGTGGGCACACCCGGCTGTTCTTCCAGGTCATGATGCCGATGGCGAAGCCGGGCCTGATCAGCGTGGCGATCTTCAACATCATCGGTCAGTGGGCGCAGTACCAGCTTCCGTTGGTGCTGCTCTCCAACGCCAAGGACAAGTGGGTGCTCACCCAGGGCATCGCCGACATCTCGGTCAACGCCGGCTACGAGGCGGACTGGTCCGGGTTGTTCGCCGCGCTGACCATCGCCATCCTTCCGATGATCATCGTGTACGCGGTCTTCCAACGCCAGATCCAGGCCGGCCTCACCTCCGGCGCCGTCAAGTAG
- a CDS encoding carbohydrate ABC transporter permease, whose translation MRHGKYPFVIGFLFAPVALYVTFVIWPYAQAFWISMTNWRGLSAPQWVGFDNYRRLLDDGAFWKAVQHHGVLLLALPLITVAIALFFAFLLNVGGKSSGGQRQGVWGAKFYRVVFFFPQVLAVAIIAVLFQMVYRPNESGLINGVLMEFGLEPVLFLVKPNLALWSIIAVLVWQAVGFYVVLFSAGMASIPGEIYEAAEMDGASRVTLFFRVTLPLLWDTLQVAWVYLGIAAFDAFAIVAVLSVDGGGPDGATTVLAMEIYRNAFVYSKYGYASAMGVALFFLTLTFAALTLRLTKRESVEY comes from the coding sequence ATGCGGCACGGCAAGTACCCATTCGTGATCGGGTTCCTGTTCGCCCCGGTCGCGCTGTACGTGACTTTCGTGATCTGGCCGTACGCGCAGGCGTTCTGGATCTCGATGACCAACTGGCGAGGGCTGTCCGCCCCGCAGTGGGTGGGGTTCGACAACTACCGGAGGCTGCTTGACGACGGGGCCTTCTGGAAGGCGGTCCAGCACCACGGCGTACTGCTGCTTGCCCTGCCGCTGATCACCGTTGCCATCGCCCTGTTCTTCGCCTTCCTGCTGAACGTGGGCGGCAAGAGCAGCGGCGGGCAACGCCAGGGGGTCTGGGGGGCGAAGTTCTACCGGGTGGTGTTCTTCTTCCCCCAGGTCCTCGCGGTGGCCATCATCGCGGTGCTGTTCCAGATGGTGTACCGACCGAACGAGTCCGGCCTGATCAACGGCGTGCTGATGGAGTTCGGCCTGGAGCCGGTCCTCTTCCTGGTCAAGCCGAACCTGGCTCTGTGGTCGATCATCGCGGTCCTCGTCTGGCAGGCCGTCGGCTTCTACGTGGTGCTCTTCTCGGCCGGGATGGCCTCCATCCCGGGCGAGATCTACGAGGCCGCCGAGATGGACGGCGCCTCCAGAGTCACCCTGTTCTTCCGGGTCACCCTGCCGCTGCTGTGGGACACCCTCCAGGTGGCCTGGGTGTACCTCGGCATCGCGGCGTTCGACGCGTTCGCCATCGTCGCGGTGCTCTCGGTGGACGGTGGTGGCCCGGACGGCGCCACCACCGTCCTGGCGATGGAGATCTACCGCAACGCGTTCGTCTACTCGAAGTACGGTTACGCCTCGGCGATGGGCGTGGCGCTGTTCTTCCTCACCCTCACGTTCGCGGCGCTGACGCTGCGGCTCACCAAGCGGGAAAGCGTGGAGTACTGA
- the ngcE gene encoding N-acetylglucosamine/diacetylchitobiose ABC transporter substrate-binding protein, producing the protein MSITPEQPAALDRRTVLRRAAAVGMLATPAIGLLSACATSGSDKETEQVAGGTKSAKNPLGVKEDAAIEVIIFNGGYGEKYATDVHEPLYKTAFPKSEVKHQATQAVSTVLQPRFAGGNPPEFVNNSGEKFLDFGALVNDGQLQDLTELWDAPSVDDPSKKVRDTVIPGVVEQGMFNTADGGRKPFVLYYVSTVYGIWYSGKLFKDNGWTAPTSWEQFKALCEQIKAKGITPYGYAGSNAAYYQWNVILTQAAKIGGTDVLKNIDNLEDGAWKQDAVKQAAEAWAEIGAKYSDKSFEGLKHTDVQLRQNQGKLAFYPSGDWLENEQKKDTPEGFTYQLMPVPGLTASDKLPAAAIRAAGGEGYFVSSKSKNPRGGMEYMRQMLSKAGARGFTETVGAATVVPAGSEGFQFPPGVASAQAALKAAGKDVFNMLFDNWYKELDTEARTATNELMFGRINADAFVERIQKRADAIKKDSSVTKFKR; encoded by the coding sequence ATGTCGATTACCCCCGAACAGCCGGCCGCACTCGACCGTCGCACGGTGCTGCGCCGCGCCGCGGCCGTGGGCATGCTCGCCACTCCGGCCATCGGCCTGCTGAGCGCCTGCGCCACCAGCGGCAGCGACAAGGAGACCGAGCAGGTTGCCGGCGGCACCAAGAGCGCGAAGAACCCGCTGGGCGTCAAGGAGGACGCCGCGATCGAGGTGATCATCTTCAACGGCGGTTACGGCGAGAAGTACGCCACCGACGTGCACGAGCCGCTGTACAAGACGGCGTTCCCCAAGTCCGAGGTCAAGCACCAGGCGACCCAGGCGGTCTCCACGGTGCTCCAGCCGCGGTTCGCCGGCGGTAACCCGCCGGAGTTCGTCAACAACTCGGGCGAGAAGTTCCTCGACTTCGGTGCGCTGGTCAACGACGGCCAGCTGCAGGACCTCACCGAGCTGTGGGACGCCCCGTCGGTCGACGACCCGAGCAAGAAGGTCCGCGACACCGTCATCCCGGGTGTTGTCGAGCAGGGCATGTTCAACACCGCCGACGGGGGGCGCAAGCCGTTCGTCCTGTACTACGTCTCGACGGTCTACGGCATCTGGTACTCCGGCAAGCTCTTCAAGGACAACGGTTGGACGGCGCCCACCAGCTGGGAGCAGTTCAAGGCGCTGTGCGAGCAGATCAAGGCCAAGGGCATCACGCCGTACGGCTATGCCGGGTCGAACGCGGCCTACTACCAGTGGAACGTGATCCTCACGCAGGCCGCGAAGATCGGCGGCACCGATGTCCTGAAGAACATCGACAACCTGGAGGACGGTGCCTGGAAGCAGGACGCTGTCAAGCAGGCTGCGGAGGCATGGGCCGAGATCGGCGCGAAGTACTCGGACAAGAGCTTCGAGGGGCTCAAGCACACCGACGTGCAGCTGCGGCAGAACCAGGGCAAGCTCGCCTTCTACCCGTCCGGCGACTGGCTGGAGAACGAGCAGAAGAAGGACACGCCGGAGGGCTTCACGTACCAGCTCATGCCGGTGCCCGGTCTCACCGCGTCGGACAAGCTGCCGGCGGCCGCTATCCGGGCGGCCGGTGGCGAGGGATACTTCGTCTCGTCCAAGAGCAAGAACCCGCGTGGCGGTATGGAGTACATGCGCCAGATGCTCTCCAAGGCGGGCGCCCGGGGCTTCACCGAGACCGTCGGTGCGGCCACGGTGGTGCCGGCCGGCAGCGAGGGCTTCCAGTTCCCGCCGGGTGTCGCCAGCGCGCAGGCTGCGCTGAAGGCGGCCGGCAAGGACGTGTTCAACATGCTCTTCGACAACTGGTACAAGGAACTCGACACGGAGGCGCGGACCGCCACCAACGAGCTGATGTTCGGCCGGATCAACGCGGACGCTTTCGTGGAGCGGATCCAGAAGCGCGCCGACGCGATCAAGAAGGACAGCTCCGTCACCAAGTTCAAGCGCTGA
- a CDS encoding sugar isomerase domain-containing protein — MISAQGYADAVRPLLDRLLDSEADGITRAADLIADSLRDGGVLQAFGAGHSEAFAAELVARAGGLVPTNRLSVRDLVVHGDAPRDVLADPKLERDPSIAHQIYALAAPQPRDVFVVASQSGINGSVVELAALVTERGHPLIAVTSVEHTARVAPRHPSGHRLADLADVVLDNGAPYGDALLPLEGGGAVCAVSSVTTALLAQLLTAEVVRRFHQAGEVPPIYLSANVPGGDEHNIALESRYAGRLRRTA, encoded by the coding sequence ATGATCAGCGCTCAGGGGTACGCGGACGCGGTCCGCCCGCTGCTCGACCGACTGCTCGACTCGGAGGCCGACGGGATCACCCGGGCCGCTGATCTCATCGCCGACAGCCTGCGCGACGGCGGCGTGCTCCAGGCGTTCGGCGCCGGGCACTCCGAGGCGTTCGCCGCCGAGCTGGTTGCCCGGGCCGGCGGGCTGGTTCCCACCAACCGGCTCTCGGTGCGGGACCTGGTCGTGCACGGTGACGCCCCGCGTGACGTGCTCGCCGACCCGAAGCTGGAACGCGACCCCTCCATCGCCCACCAGATCTACGCGCTCGCGGCACCTCAGCCGCGCGACGTGTTCGTGGTGGCGTCCCAATCCGGCATCAACGGCTCGGTGGTCGAGCTGGCGGCGCTGGTCACCGAGCGCGGTCACCCGTTGATCGCGGTCACCTCGGTCGAGCACACCGCACGGGTCGCTCCACGGCACCCGTCCGGGCATCGGCTCGCCGACCTCGCCGACGTCGTGCTGGACAATGGCGCGCCGTACGGCGATGCACTGCTGCCGCTCGAGGGCGGCGGCGCGGTCTGTGCGGTTTCCTCGGTCACGACGGCGCTGCTGGCGCAGCTGCTGACCGCGGAGGTCGTACGACGGTTCCACCAGGCCGGGGAGGTACCCCCTATCTACCTCTCCGCCAACGTCCCCGGCGGGGACGAGCACAACATCGCCCTCGAGTCGCGGTACGCCGGGCGTCTCCGGCGCACTGCCTGA
- a CDS encoding MurR/RpiR family transcriptional regulator — MVDHEVDTAAGTAVVDADAIDRRNALGSTSDGVLARVRNGLGELTGALRRVAEHVLSDPEAAARSTIVELAERSGTSPATITRFCRAMGFEGYADLRLGIASETGRARSAGWTIDIGREIQPSDPLARVLDQIMAADTRAMHDTATLLDLTEVERAAVAIAGANRVNIFGASGSALVGEEMQFSLHRIGVAAWAWNDVHEGLASAALLRSGDVALGISHTGQTRETIEMLAEAGSRGATTLALTGFPRSPLAELADIVLLTASQATTFRPDALSARHPQLVVLDLLYIAVAQRTHDRAHAAFRRTAQAVDGHKAAKGVLS, encoded by the coding sequence ATGGTTGATCACGAGGTGGACACCGCCGCGGGGACCGCGGTGGTCGACGCCGACGCGATCGACCGGCGGAACGCTCTCGGATCGACCTCCGACGGCGTCCTGGCCCGCGTCCGCAACGGGCTCGGCGAATTGACCGGAGCCCTGCGCCGGGTCGCCGAGCACGTGCTGAGCGACCCGGAGGCGGCTGCCCGATCCACCATCGTCGAGTTGGCCGAGCGCAGCGGCACCTCGCCGGCGACCATCACCCGCTTCTGCCGGGCGATGGGCTTCGAGGGGTACGCCGACCTGCGGCTGGGCATCGCCTCCGAGACCGGTCGGGCCCGCTCGGCCGGCTGGACCATCGACATCGGACGCGAGATCCAGCCGAGCGACCCGCTCGCCCGGGTGCTCGACCAGATCATGGCCGCCGACACCCGTGCCATGCACGACACCGCCACCCTCCTCGATCTCACCGAGGTGGAGCGGGCCGCCGTGGCGATCGCCGGCGCCAACAGAGTGAACATCTTCGGTGCCAGCGGCAGCGCCCTGGTCGGCGAGGAGATGCAGTTCAGCCTGCACCGCATCGGCGTGGCCGCGTGGGCGTGGAACGACGTGCACGAGGGGCTGGCCAGCGCCGCGTTGCTGCGCAGCGGGGACGTGGCGCTCGGCATCTCGCACACCGGGCAGACCCGGGAGACGATCGAGATGCTCGCCGAGGCGGGCAGCCGGGGCGCCACCACGCTCGCGCTCACCGGCTTCCCCCGGTCGCCGTTGGCCGAGCTGGCCGACATCGTGCTGCTCACGGCCAGCCAGGCGACGACCTTCCGACCGGACGCGCTCTCCGCCCGGCACCCCCAACTGGTGGTGCTCGACCTGCTCTACATCGCCGTCGCCCAACGCACGCACGACCGTGCGCACGCGGCCTTCCGGCGTACCGCGCAGGCCGTCGACGGGCACAAGGCAGCGAAGGGAGTCCTGTCATGA
- a CDS encoding N-acetylglucosamine kinase, with amino-acid sequence MSDTVVVGLDVGGTSTRATALTLTGQRLGTGRAGGGNPTSHGAERAAAELLTALREALTDLDPARVVAGTIGLAGAGRLLADPAGRAAFDRAWHDAGLRCPYAVHGDALVAYASGSAAPDGTILIAGTGAITAQVHDLRLDRIADGHGWLLGDTGSGFWLGREAVRRLLADLDIGRTPGALATAVLTELVGSAQIAARPRATVDATIQAVTRQAPVELARLAPLVVTAASQGEPVAVALIAEAATQLAASVSRIRPAEAVTPVVLGGGLLTADTPLATAVRTEIARHWPNAPLRTAGDGAAAAAWLAARDLPEVTDPAALHARLFPTTP; translated from the coding sequence ATGTCCGACACCGTCGTGGTCGGTCTCGATGTCGGCGGCACGTCCACCCGGGCGACCGCCCTGACCCTCACCGGGCAACGCCTCGGCACCGGCCGTGCCGGCGGCGGCAACCCCACCAGTCACGGCGCCGAACGCGCCGCCGCCGAACTGCTGACCGCGCTACGCGAGGCGCTCACCGACCTCGACCCGGCACGCGTCGTCGCCGGCACCATCGGGCTGGCCGGGGCGGGTCGACTGCTCGCCGACCCCGCCGGGCGGGCCGCCTTCGACCGGGCCTGGCACGACGCCGGCCTACGTTGCCCGTACGCGGTACACGGCGACGCCCTGGTCGCCTACGCCTCCGGCAGCGCCGCCCCAGACGGAACCATCCTCATCGCCGGCACCGGGGCGATCACCGCGCAGGTCCACGACCTGCGACTCGACCGGATCGCCGACGGTCACGGCTGGCTCCTCGGCGACACCGGCTCCGGCTTCTGGCTCGGTCGCGAAGCGGTACGCCGACTGCTCGCCGACCTGGACATCGGCCGCACACCCGGCGCGCTGGCCACGGCGGTGCTCACCGAACTGGTCGGCAGCGCCCAGATCGCCGCCCGCCCGCGGGCCACCGTCGACGCCACAATCCAGGCCGTGACCCGACAAGCACCGGTCGAGCTGGCCCGACTGGCCCCGCTGGTCGTGACCGCCGCCAGCCAGGGCGAACCCGTCGCCGTCGCGCTGATCGCCGAAGCCGCGACCCAGCTGGCCGCAAGCGTGAGCCGAATCCGCCCCGCCGAGGCGGTGACACCCGTCGTACTCGGCGGAGGACTGCTCACCGCGGACACCCCACTGGCCACCGCCGTCCGCACCGAGATCGCCCGGCACTGGCCGAACGCGCCGCTGCGTACCGCCGGTGACGGCGCCGCCGCCGCAGCCTGGCTCGCCGCCCGCGACCTGCCCGAGGTCACCGACCCGGCCGCCCTGCACGCCCGCCTGTTCCCCACCACCCCCTGA